A portion of the Paenibacillus marchantiae genome contains these proteins:
- a CDS encoding galactokinase — MTTQPLELIQSTSGQALLVQMYGQQQLEEQTARYTKLNESFEQYFGVQEGSKLFSAAGRSEIGGNHTDHNHGKVLAGSITLDTIAVAAPTTDSVITFYSEGYEQKYVIDLTDLAPKAEDDGTTALIRGMAAGFGQFGYKVGGFQAYISSNVFSASGLSSSASFEMLICTILNHFYNDGSLDVVVMSKIGQYAENNYWNKPSGLLDQMACAYGGLIAIDFENPAEPVIEPVQWDFQQNGYSLVIVNTGGNHADLTEDYAAVPYEMRAVAKALGSEYVREITAEAMYANLKQVREAAGDRAVLRALHFLEENNRVDGQVQALREGRFADFLNLITASGNSSWKWLQNVYQSGSVKEQEIGIALALTENYLQKLGDGACRIHGGGFAGVILTILPNEKVEEYMSWMHGMLNTPIIVVNVRAQGAVCLNTLIENVG, encoded by the coding sequence ATGACTACACAACCACTGGAACTGATCCAATCCACTTCAGGCCAAGCGTTGCTTGTCCAAATGTACGGTCAGCAACAACTAGAAGAACAGACAGCACGTTACACAAAGCTCAATGAATCATTCGAACAGTATTTTGGCGTACAAGAGGGCAGCAAATTGTTCAGCGCGGCTGGACGTAGCGAAATTGGGGGCAACCACACGGATCATAACCATGGTAAGGTGCTGGCGGGCAGTATTACGCTGGATACGATAGCGGTGGCTGCGCCAACGACGGATTCGGTAATTACCTTTTATTCAGAAGGCTATGAACAGAAATATGTAATCGATCTCACAGATTTGGCACCGAAGGCTGAGGACGACGGCACTACGGCGTTGATCCGTGGTATGGCTGCGGGATTTGGGCAGTTCGGATACAAAGTGGGCGGCTTCCAGGCGTACATCTCCAGTAACGTGTTCTCGGCGTCCGGGCTGAGCTCGTCGGCATCGTTCGAGATGCTGATTTGTACGATTCTGAATCATTTCTACAATGATGGATCACTGGATGTGGTGGTTATGTCCAAGATTGGTCAGTATGCGGAGAACAACTATTGGAATAAACCATCCGGTCTGCTGGATCAGATGGCTTGTGCCTACGGTGGGCTGATTGCGATTGATTTTGAGAATCCGGCCGAGCCTGTAATTGAGCCTGTACAATGGGATTTCCAACAAAACGGCTACTCATTGGTCATTGTAAACACAGGTGGGAATCACGCGGATCTGACTGAGGACTATGCTGCAGTTCCTTATGAGATGAGAGCGGTTGCTAAAGCGCTGGGCAGCGAGTATGTCCGAGAAATTACGGCCGAGGCGATGTATGCCAATCTCAAACAGGTACGTGAAGCAGCGGGGGATCGTGCGGTACTGCGTGCGCTGCATTTCTTGGAGGAAAACAATCGGGTGGACGGTCAGGTACAGGCCTTGAGGGAAGGGCGTTTTGCTGATTTCCTGAATCTGATTACGGCATCCGGGAATTCTTCCTGGAAGTGGCTCCAGAATGTATACCAGAGCGGCTCGGTGAAGGAACAGGAGATTGGTATCGCACTGGCGTTAACTGAAAATTATCTACAAAAGCTGGGTGATGGCGCTTGCCGTATTCACGGCGGTGGATTTGCAGGGGTCATTCTGACGATTCTTCCCAACGAAAAGGTTGAGGAGTATATGTCCTGGATGCACGGTATGCTGAATACGCCAATTATTGTGGTTAATGTACGTGCGCAGGGTGCGGTATGTTTGAACACATTAATCGAAAACGTGGGTTAA
- a CDS encoding DUF1433 domain-containing protein encodes MNIPNRKYLTLAFLFIWFIFAFIVLSGCMSSEQKDILQKAEEASLTYFKENYGIDVEFTNHKFIPADLSQTVSLTGYVKGNKDQEVFAMVDYDTYEVKTGSVPDHIKPLK; translated from the coding sequence GTGAATATTCCTAATAGAAAATATCTTACATTAGCGTTCTTGTTTATATGGTTCATTTTTGCTTTCATCGTATTAAGCGGATGTATGTCAAGTGAACAAAAAGACATCCTTCAAAAAGCCGAAGAAGCAAGTCTCACTTACTTTAAAGAAAACTATGGAATTGATGTAGAATTCACAAATCATAAATTCATTCCGGCTGACTTATCTCAAACGGTATCATTGACGGGATATGTGAAAGGCAACAAAGATCAAGAAGTATTCGCTATGGTGGATTATGATACCTATGAAGTCAAAACAGGTTCAGTGCCTGATCATATCAAACCTCTTAAATAA
- a CDS encoding lipase family protein, giving the protein MQDYISDELYHKISTIAYQNDISVGTVISEDAKYKDWKAVEPEGATLHKKYSGFDSIIFRNEETNQVIIGYRGTEPEGIIGKAADIETDAFDVVGGRTRRLEDAITDPERHNIFKNSPFKLMKDNMDWENNQFHQAEELYEAVKEAYPDSDISLTGHSLGGGLAQYVAARQDVSGMTYSAPSVTNLLDDVSLSKVNEGHFDNKMVNVVHPNDSVGAGGISEYDRHVGSTVYKGQDFDTANAMYQNWKFQFQLKVPFQPLGAGSPMLVHDVRIGVDLDKLHVGDIIRFFDSFSKDEGKGYHSMDQYEFDENGNLKGPLIDRNTGETIDISPRWTAHQEALATFSNLMAGIVPPLIAAATGIVSGKGGGKIQLTTEELAQAAREMRLSLSGFSNDAQASIQMFQTHISTSESQSFTPIAYNATATLQAINRWYQESISEIAEYIERKREDFVIADQH; this is encoded by the coding sequence ATGCAGGATTACATCAGTGATGAACTATATCATAAAATATCGACAATTGCTTACCAAAATGACATTTCTGTGGGTACCGTTATCTCGGAAGATGCTAAATATAAAGATTGGAAAGCAGTTGAACCAGAAGGAGCCACGCTGCATAAAAAATATTCGGGCTTCGATTCAATTATCTTTCGAAATGAAGAAACAAATCAAGTTATCATCGGTTATAGAGGTACTGAACCTGAAGGTATTATTGGAAAAGCAGCTGATATTGAGACAGATGCCTTCGATGTCGTAGGTGGCAGAACCAGAAGGCTTGAAGATGCGATAACCGATCCAGAACGTCATAATATATTTAAAAATAGTCCCTTCAAGCTTATGAAGGATAACATGGATTGGGAAAATAATCAGTTTCACCAAGCTGAGGAATTGTATGAGGCGGTGAAGGAGGCGTACCCTGATTCAGACATTTCATTGACGGGTCATTCCCTGGGTGGCGGTTTAGCTCAATATGTAGCTGCTCGTCAGGATGTGTCTGGGATGACGTATAGTGCTCCTAGTGTAACGAATCTCCTGGATGATGTCAGTTTGTCCAAGGTGAATGAGGGTCATTTTGATAACAAAATGGTTAACGTGGTTCATCCCAATGATTCTGTAGGGGCTGGGGGAATAAGTGAATATGACAGGCACGTAGGAAGTACCGTGTATAAGGGTCAGGACTTTGACACCGCTAATGCGATGTATCAGAATTGGAAATTTCAGTTTCAGTTAAAGGTTCCTTTTCAGCCTCTGGGTGCAGGCTCGCCCATGTTAGTTCATGACGTAAGAATAGGTGTGGATCTGGACAAGCTTCATGTTGGTGATATTATAAGATTTTTTGATTCATTCTCGAAGGACGAAGGCAAAGGGTATCATTCCATGGATCAATATGAGTTTGATGAGAATGGAAATCTAAAAGGACCACTAATAGACCGGAACACTGGTGAAACCATTGATATTTCTCCTAGGTGGACGGCCCATCAGGAGGCATTAGCCACCTTCTCCAATTTGATGGCAGGTATTGTTCCTCCGTTGATCGCAGCAGCTACAGGAATTGTTAGTGGTAAAGGCGGGGGCAAGATTCAATTAACAACGGAAGAGTTAGCGCAGGCTGCTAGGGAGATGAGGCTAAGTTTAAGTGGCTTCTCGAATGATGCCCAGGCTTCGATTCAGATGTTTCAGACACATATATCTACCAGCGAAAGTCAGTCCTTTACACCCATCGCCTATAACGCAACAGCAACGTTACAAGCAATCAATCGTTGGTATCAGGAATCCATCAGCGAAATTGCTGAATATATTGAACGTAAAAGAGAAGATTTTGTAATCGCAGACCAACACTAA
- a CDS encoding WXG100 family type VII secretion target, with product MGRISVSLSDLRRAVQQCEQLQQRLMQQEQKMRSIHGRLKQDWIGTSATELTHKMQSFMDGASAKLNELEAHKEELMRYIRKMEEADREDRRDRSRVE from the coding sequence ATGGGCAGAATATCCGTATCCTTGTCTGATTTAAGAAGGGCTGTTCAGCAATGTGAGCAGTTGCAGCAACGGCTCATGCAGCAGGAACAGAAAATGCGCTCCATTCATGGCCGATTGAAGCAAGACTGGATCGGTACATCTGCAACAGAGCTGACACATAAGATGCAGTCATTTATGGATGGGGCATCTGCAAAGCTGAATGAACTCGAAGCTCATAAAGAAGAACTGATGCGATATATTCGTAAAATGGAGGAAGCGGACAGAGAAGATCGCAGGGATCGCAGCAGGGTAGAGTAA
- a CDS encoding Ger(x)C family spore germination protein, with protein MKRLIQRWLLGLLSLSLCFVTSGCWSAYEIQQVDYAKAIGIDYKDGLYHMYVQSMDFTSVAKSESSTKTAEAPPVWVGHASGKTLNLAVNELFRSSQLHIAWGHVTAIVMAESILTSKHIKEVFDMLGRFPESRYTTWVYGTRDPLENILSATSIYNLSPLDSILHNPLPSFLEESLFPPVLSFKLIATHNNASTTTYLPCITLNKEHWSQNKKNYELFMIDGAFFERTGDDFEYLPHSKLPGFHWLLKDMRRAPLIIENEGTIYGALSVGLPNVKIVPVIRGNEVHFNIDAKYLTALYEYLSPVSYDEMVRFSEKTLREQILQTYREGLKRGVDVYGLQEKVYRKNPSLWRKLSNNGTKMILTEDSIQKLDIHITIPYTGKFRRKV; from the coding sequence ATGAAGCGGCTTATACAACGATGGTTGCTAGGGCTGCTAAGTCTCTCTCTTTGTTTCGTGACCAGCGGGTGCTGGAGTGCATATGAGATCCAACAGGTGGATTATGCCAAAGCGATCGGGATCGATTACAAAGACGGGTTGTACCATATGTATGTTCAGAGCATGGACTTTACCAGTGTAGCCAAAAGCGAAAGTTCAACCAAAACTGCGGAAGCTCCACCTGTATGGGTTGGACATGCTTCGGGGAAAACATTGAATCTGGCGGTAAACGAACTGTTCCGAAGTTCCCAGCTGCATATCGCCTGGGGCCATGTGACGGCCATTGTCATGGCCGAAAGTATCCTGACAAGCAAGCATATTAAGGAAGTGTTTGACATGCTTGGACGTTTTCCGGAATCACGTTACACAACCTGGGTATACGGCACTCGCGATCCACTGGAAAATATTCTGAGTGCCACGTCCATATACAATTTGTCGCCGCTGGATAGCATTCTGCATAACCCTCTTCCCTCGTTCCTGGAAGAATCGCTGTTTCCTCCGGTGCTCAGTTTCAAACTCATTGCCACCCATAACAATGCGTCCACGACAACTTATCTGCCTTGCATCACCTTGAACAAGGAGCACTGGTCGCAGAACAAAAAGAATTATGAGCTGTTTATGATTGACGGTGCTTTTTTTGAAAGAACCGGGGATGACTTTGAATATTTGCCCCATAGCAAGCTTCCTGGATTTCACTGGTTACTTAAGGATATGCGGCGTGCGCCATTGATCATTGAAAACGAAGGAACCATCTATGGCGCGCTCAGCGTTGGTTTGCCCAACGTCAAAATTGTACCCGTCATTCGTGGGAATGAGGTTCATTTCAACATCGATGCCAAATACCTGACCGCCTTGTATGAATATCTCAGCCCTGTTTCCTATGACGAGATGGTCCGATTCAGCGAGAAGACATTGCGGGAGCAAATCTTGCAAACGTATCGTGAAGGTCTGAAACGTGGGGTCGATGTCTATGGACTTCAGGAGAAGGTTTATCGCAAAAATCCAAGCCTGTGGCGCAAGCTGTCCAACAACGGTACAAAGATGATCCTGACGGAAGATTCCATTCAGAAGCTGGACATTCATATTACCATTCCATATACGGGAAAATTCCGTAGGAAAGTGTAG
- a CDS encoding spore germination protein — MPLTTTPKKNPHLAEPFRINEHNLTTFFAGSDDVIISSHMIGESPQQIVIVYCSGMVDSKSIYDIILPELTRTYESTHFVRASDIEKSITLQWTSIDIQNNPLGKELMSLRVFEGHMLICIPSIQKMWSMDISNIPTRSPDESTTEVSIRGSRDGFIERLSVNIALIRTRLRTAELACNIELIGSRSVTKVALMYIKDIANPELIDDVKNQLRKIDIERIMTANELEELLSPSKVTLFPVTHYTGRPDFAAECLLNGRFVIIVDGNPSVIIGPVNLFLLLKSPEDASFPFLPVNVGRMLRFIGLLITVFLPGFYIALTSFHMDQLPFPLVATISVGRMGLPMESGVEMFLIMLLMELFREAGVRLPSAIGQTLTVVGGLIIGDSAIRAGMVSPLMIVVIAVTVVAGATIVNQVMTSSVLILRFFCFVLGASLGIYGFILSIILFLIYLTDLKSFGIPYLTPLSPLNFKQALASLFKLPKGWMKRRPVYLETQEPRKEGNER, encoded by the coding sequence ATGCCGCTCACAACCACACCAAAGAAGAACCCCCATCTGGCTGAACCATTCCGAATCAATGAGCATAATCTGACGACGTTTTTTGCAGGTTCAGACGATGTGATCATCAGCAGCCATATGATTGGGGAGTCTCCGCAGCAGATTGTCATTGTGTATTGCAGCGGTATGGTCGACAGCAAATCCATATATGATATTATTCTTCCCGAATTGACGCGAACGTACGAGAGTACTCACTTTGTTCGTGCATCGGATATTGAGAAGTCCATTACCTTGCAATGGACAAGTATAGACATACAGAACAACCCACTGGGAAAGGAACTCATGTCCCTGCGGGTGTTTGAGGGACATATGCTCATCTGCATTCCTTCCATCCAGAAGATGTGGAGTATGGATATATCCAACATACCTACACGGTCGCCGGATGAATCCACCACTGAAGTATCGATCCGCGGATCACGAGATGGCTTTATCGAACGACTTTCAGTCAATATTGCATTAATTCGTACACGCCTGCGTACGGCTGAATTAGCCTGTAACATTGAATTAATCGGTTCTCGCTCCGTGACCAAAGTCGCCCTGATGTATATTAAGGACATTGCCAATCCCGAACTGATTGATGATGTCAAGAATCAGCTGCGCAAAATCGACATCGAGCGCATTATGACCGCTAATGAATTGGAGGAATTATTGTCCCCTTCCAAAGTCACATTGTTTCCGGTAACCCATTACACGGGCAGACCTGATTTTGCGGCGGAATGTCTGCTGAACGGTCGTTTCGTCATTATCGTGGATGGCAATCCCAGTGTCATCATCGGACCCGTTAATTTGTTTCTGCTTCTCAAATCACCCGAGGATGCCAGCTTCCCGTTTCTTCCGGTGAATGTGGGCCGCATGCTGCGTTTTATCGGGCTATTAATAACCGTATTCTTGCCTGGTTTCTATATTGCGCTGACTTCTTTTCACATGGACCAGCTACCCTTTCCGCTTGTAGCTACGATCTCGGTTGGGCGTATGGGTCTACCTATGGAGTCTGGTGTGGAAATGTTTCTCATTATGCTTCTGATGGAGCTGTTCCGGGAAGCAGGAGTGAGGCTTCCCAGCGCCATTGGTCAGACGCTGACCGTTGTTGGAGGATTGATTATTGGGGATTCGGCCATCCGTGCAGGCATGGTTTCCCCGCTCATGATTGTCGTCATTGCCGTAACCGTAGTGGCCGGCGCAACGATTGTGAATCAGGTCATGACCAGTTCTGTTCTGATTCTGCGTTTTTTCTGTTTTGTATTGGGGGCATCCCTTGGCATATACGGGTTCATTCTGTCCATTATCCTGTTCCTGATCTATCTGACCGATCTGAAATCGTTCGGCATTCCTTATCTGACGCCGCTCAGTCCGCTTAATTTCAAACAGGCACTCGCCTCCTTGTTCAAACTTCCGAAAGGATGGATGAAACGTAGACCTGTCTATCTGGAAACGCAGGAGCCGCGTAAAGAAGGGAATGAGCGATGA
- a CDS encoding endospore germination permease: MSREKGEITIWLSFPIILLSAGLVCHVLSIPAILDYAGRDGWLSVVAAAPFFLLFLCMMFVIIRRVRGQRLTDWITREFGAIPSWIFRITASLMLLALGSHTLYETTNWTVSTYLQFTPPYVLAGVGALVAAWAAAKGIRSIAMTSSLLLPFVILLGYFVMSANMKYKDYGQLFPIMEYGSGPVLRGMIYSLAGLMEIWILMLFQHDIKSKIRWWHLLLLGLFMLSMAIGPTLGAIVEFGPEEAAKQRNSPYEQWKLVNIGKLLQHVDFLSIYQWLSGSFARVAISIYLIVDLLDFRRPKKRYVAVLIVTFIMCAIAVQWWRIDYVDYYVNHIQFPVMLAYVSTVTVLLTLAAFIHKKDKEAPAHAAHNHTKEEPPSG, encoded by the coding sequence ATGAGCCGTGAAAAGGGAGAAATCACGATATGGCTGTCCTTTCCCATCATTTTGTTAAGTGCAGGCCTCGTGTGCCATGTTCTGTCCATTCCAGCAATTCTGGATTATGCAGGCAGAGATGGCTGGCTATCGGTAGTCGCTGCTGCTCCCTTCTTTTTGTTATTTCTATGTATGATGTTCGTTATTATCCGGCGGGTACGCGGACAGCGTTTGACGGACTGGATCACGCGGGAATTTGGCGCAATTCCTTCATGGATTTTCCGTATCACTGCCTCACTCATGCTGCTTGCACTTGGATCACATACCTTATATGAAACAACAAACTGGACGGTATCCACCTATCTGCAATTCACCCCACCCTATGTGCTCGCAGGCGTGGGAGCACTGGTTGCTGCCTGGGCGGCTGCCAAAGGTATCCGTTCCATTGCCATGACTTCAAGTCTTCTGCTTCCGTTCGTGATCCTGCTTGGATATTTCGTGATGTCCGCCAACATGAAATATAAAGACTATGGTCAGTTGTTTCCCATCATGGAATATGGTTCCGGCCCCGTCCTAAGGGGCATGATCTATTCGCTTGCTGGACTGATGGAAATCTGGATCTTGATGCTGTTCCAACACGATATCAAAAGTAAAATTCGCTGGTGGCATCTTCTGCTGCTCGGGTTATTCATGCTCAGTATGGCGATTGGTCCAACGCTGGGAGCCATCGTTGAGTTCGGTCCGGAGGAAGCAGCAAAACAGCGAAATAGTCCCTATGAGCAATGGAAGCTGGTGAATATCGGGAAATTGCTCCAGCACGTGGATTTCCTGTCCATCTATCAATGGCTAAGTGGTTCATTTGCCAGAGTGGCGATCTCCATCTATCTTATCGTCGATCTGCTCGATTTTCGCAGACCCAAGAAAAGGTATGTTGCCGTCCTAATCGTCACCTTCATTATGTGCGCCATAGCTGTACAGTGGTGGAGAATTGATTACGTTGACTATTATGTAAACCATATTCAATTTCCCGTGATGCTCGCTTATGTATCCACGGTTACAGTCCTGTTGACCCTCGCCGCATTCATACACAAAAAAGATAAGGAGGCTCCCGCTCATGCCGCTCACAACCACACCAAAGAAGAACCCCCATCTGGCTGA
- a CDS encoding NAD(P)-dependent oxidoreductase — protein sequence MTNTTKAPGETKVGFIGTGVMGKSMAGHIQQAGYPLHVYTRTAAKAEALVKEGAVWHDTPGKLAAECDVIITMVGYPKDVEEIYLGEDGLVANAKLGSYLIDMTTSSPLLAERIYEAAEANGLHALDAPVSGGDIGARDAKLSIMVGGSTEAFEAVRPLFEQMGTNIVLQGKAGAGQHTKMCNQIAIASGMMGVCEALAYAKTSGLDAENVLKSIATGAAGSWSLSNLGPRMIAGDYKPGFYVKHFIKDMGIALESAKAMGMKTPGLALAESLYQEISSNGLDEKGTQVLYTYYLQA from the coding sequence ATGACAAATACAACGAAGGCACCTGGAGAGACGAAAGTTGGCTTTATCGGTACAGGCGTTATGGGCAAAAGCATGGCAGGGCACATCCAGCAGGCAGGCTATCCGCTGCATGTCTATACGCGCACGGCCGCCAAAGCGGAAGCGTTGGTGAAGGAAGGTGCCGTATGGCATGACACACCAGGCAAACTGGCAGCCGAGTGTGATGTCATCATCACGATGGTGGGGTATCCGAAGGATGTCGAGGAGATTTATCTTGGTGAGGATGGTCTCGTGGCAAACGCCAAACTGGGCTCGTACCTGATTGATATGACCACATCCAGTCCACTGCTGGCTGAACGGATCTATGAAGCCGCGGAGGCTAATGGACTGCATGCATTGGATGCACCGGTTTCCGGTGGGGATATCGGTGCACGGGATGCCAAACTGTCCATTATGGTAGGTGGTAGTACGGAGGCCTTTGAAGCGGTTCGTCCGTTGTTCGAGCAAATGGGCACCAATATTGTGCTGCAAGGCAAGGCCGGAGCAGGACAGCATACCAAAATGTGCAACCAGATCGCCATTGCTTCAGGCATGATGGGTGTTTGCGAGGCACTCGCTTATGCCAAGACATCCGGTCTGGACGCGGAGAATGTGCTGAAAAGCATCGCTACCGGTGCAGCCGGAAGCTGGTCGCTTAGCAATCTCGGTCCGCGCATGATCGCAGGCGATTATAAGCCTGGATTCTATGTGAAACATTTTATCAAAGACATGGGTATCGCTCTCGAATCTGCCAAAGCCATGGGTATGAAGACGCCAGGGCTGGCCTTGGCTGAATCCTTGTATCAGGAAATATCCAGCAACGGTCTGGATGAGAAGGGTACACAGGTGCTTTACACATATTATTTACAGGCTTAA
- a CDS encoding nuclease-related domain-containing protein, translating into MFKKILSLFKSQPELANQITASASSLPSTAPIPTRMVRSRRKKTKSDGDWTRQPEEPSTAQQLHALPGEYKVLNDLLVANTKSRSGYSSIDHVVIGPRGIFVIETRNLTTGEIRGGRREANWTVSSSRIKMYNPLMQHRGHVEAIQAHLGDYKRVRLVSMVTFTNRCRISVDPAVRYVNSDELIIYDHELVETILRKTERLETEVPETLYKEQDIQAIYNMLSAVNSTDPQIRADHMEKAKGIK; encoded by the coding sequence ATGTTCAAAAAAATCCTGTCTCTGTTCAAGTCACAGCCAGAGCTCGCGAACCAGATCACAGCTTCCGCTTCATCTTTACCGTCAACGGCCCCCATTCCCACGCGTATGGTCCGCAGTAGACGCAAAAAAACGAAATCAGATGGAGATTGGACCCGTCAGCCAGAGGAACCAAGCACTGCCCAGCAGCTGCATGCTCTTCCGGGTGAATACAAAGTGCTGAACGACTTGCTTGTTGCCAATACCAAGTCCCGCTCGGGTTACTCATCGATTGATCATGTCGTCATCGGTCCGCGGGGAATATTCGTGATTGAGACACGAAACCTGACGACGGGTGAGATTCGTGGCGGCCGAAGAGAGGCCAACTGGACAGTCAGCAGCAGCCGAATCAAGATGTACAACCCATTGATGCAACACCGAGGGCATGTGGAGGCCATTCAGGCACACCTCGGCGATTATAAAAGGGTTCGTCTCGTCTCCATGGTGACCTTCACCAATCGCTGCCGGATCAGTGTTGATCCCGCTGTGAGATATGTCAATTCGGATGAACTGATTATCTATGATCATGAATTGGTGGAGACCATTCTGCGCAAAACGGAAAGGCTTGAGACCGAAGTCCCCGAAACGTTGTATAAAGAACAGGATATTCAGGCGATCTACAACATGCTGTCCGCAGTCAATTCCACGGATCCCCAGATTCGGGCTGATCATATGGAGAAGGCGAAAGGCATTAAATAA
- a CDS encoding ABC transporter ATP-binding protein, with translation MIKLLYYLKKYRVAAIAALVMMLIELTVELAQPYLISKIIDNGIQQGDLSVVWLWGGVLVGSAVVAFVAGIASSFFASHASLGFGYDLREKLYDKVQAFSYAVFNRFATSSLITRLTGDVTQVQDTVFMSLRFMTRVPLVVIGSMIMAVVVNPKLGLLLVVMVPVLLVFVIWMIKKAALLFRNVQRRLDAVNGVIQENLAGIRLIRVFVRMGHEIERFAGYSGKLMKGTISALRLTETTMPFMLLMMNGCIIAVLWFGRRDITTGSATVGEVVAVINYLLRTIGAMSALSWILVTFSRASASAQRLNEVFDTEEVSESAQTLNTDRSAQAMKGNPVIQGAVDFQGVGFSYPGSEITVLEDITFSAKRGERIAIMGATGSGKSSLVQLIPRLYTEDQGEVRIDGNDAERLDISTLRGAIGYVPQEVVLFTGSVRDNIAWGREDATLEEIKEAARRAQIHETIENLPNGYDTQLGQRGVNLSGGQKQRLSIARALIRRPSILILDDSTSALDVATEARLLGALEELSCTTFIITQKISSTTSADLILLLDDGRLIGQGKHEDLMDSSELYRRIYESQYGEGTPHVQSIH, from the coding sequence ATGATCAAGCTGTTGTACTACTTGAAGAAGTATCGAGTCGCCGCCATCGCAGCACTGGTCATGATGCTGATTGAATTGACGGTTGAATTGGCTCAACCCTATTTGATCTCGAAGATCATTGATAACGGTATCCAGCAAGGAGATCTGTCAGTGGTTTGGCTATGGGGTGGGGTGCTTGTGGGCAGTGCCGTCGTGGCGTTTGTCGCGGGTATTGCGAGTTCTTTTTTTGCGTCACATGCGAGTCTCGGCTTCGGTTACGATCTGCGGGAGAAGCTGTATGATAAAGTGCAAGCGTTCTCTTATGCGGTGTTTAACCGTTTTGCCACATCATCCCTGATTACCCGATTGACCGGGGACGTTACACAGGTGCAGGATACGGTGTTTATGAGTCTGCGATTCATGACACGTGTGCCGCTGGTGGTGATTGGGAGCATGATTATGGCGGTTGTGGTAAATCCGAAGCTGGGTCTGCTGCTCGTTGTGATGGTGCCTGTGCTGCTCGTGTTTGTCATCTGGATGATCAAAAAGGCAGCGCTGCTGTTCCGCAATGTGCAGCGCAGACTGGATGCCGTCAACGGAGTCATCCAGGAAAATCTGGCAGGCATTCGGCTAATCCGTGTCTTCGTCCGGATGGGCCACGAGATTGAACGCTTTGCCGGATATAGCGGCAAGCTGATGAAGGGCACGATCTCCGCGCTGCGCTTGACGGAGACGACGATGCCATTCATGCTGCTCATGATGAATGGTTGTATCATCGCCGTACTATGGTTTGGACGACGTGACATCACTACCGGAAGTGCAACCGTGGGTGAAGTCGTCGCAGTTATTAACTATCTGCTTCGCACCATTGGCGCCATGTCTGCACTGTCCTGGATTCTGGTTACCTTCTCCAGAGCGAGTGCTTCGGCACAGCGGCTTAACGAAGTTTTTGACACGGAGGAAGTTTCGGAATCAGCACAAACATTGAATACAGATCGTTCTGCACAAGCTATGAAAGGGAATCCTGTTATCCAGGGTGCAGTTGATTTTCAGGGTGTAGGATTCAGCTATCCAGGCAGTGAAATTACCGTGCTGGAAGACATTACGTTCTCAGCCAAACGAGGCGAGCGTATCGCCATCATGGGAGCGACAGGCTCTGGTAAATCCTCACTGGTACAGCTCATTCCAAGGCTTTATACCGAAGATCAAGGCGAGGTTCGTATAGATGGTAACGATGCAGAACGGTTGGACATTTCCACATTGCGCGGAGCTATTGGTTATGTGCCGCAGGAAGTGGTCCTCTTTACCGGATCAGTACGCGATAACATCGCCTGGGGCCGGGAGGACGCAACGCTCGAAGAGATTAAGGAAGCAGCGCGGCGTGCCCAGATACACGAGACCATTGAGAACCTGCCGAATGGCTATGATACACAGCTAGGTCAGCGGGGAGTCAATCTGTCAGGTGGACAGAAACAGCGGCTCTCGATTGCTCGTGCATTGATTCGTCGTCCAAGCATCTTGATTCTGGATGACAGTACAAGTGCTCTTGATGTCGCCACGGAAGCAAGGCTGCTGGGTGCACTGGAAGAGTTATCGTGTACAACGTTTATTATCACGCAGAAGATCAGTTCAACCACCTCTGCCGATCTGATTCTGTTGTTGGACGATGGGCGTCTGATTGGACAGGGGAAACATGAGGATCTGATGGATTCATCTGAATTGTATCGCCGAATCTATGAATCACAATACGGGGAGGGTACACCACATGTTCAAAGCATTCATTGA